The Fusarium keratoplasticum isolate Fu6.1 chromosome 4, whole genome shotgun sequence genome contains the following window.
GGGAGAACCTACCTATCCATCCAATTCTTGGGAATGCCATTGTACAGCTGCTTCCACTTGCCGATAGCTAACTGAGGTGTAAGTCTCCAGATGTTTGGCTTGACGCATGAGATATATCCTACACATGCTGAGTCAGGCCATCTCGGATGTCTTCCGGCGTACCCCGCAACGTCGGATATCAGCCGAGGGGATTCACAACCTCGACTCTCTTATCTGAAGTCCTGGATATTGGATTTCAGATTATGCTTGAGTCGAAGAGTAATATTACTTAGAGGTCGTACCTCAACTCCTGTTACCCAATCATCCTTGTCTCGTTGATGATTCATTCACAACAGAGGATGTGAACCATCGATCCAACCACGGCAACAGTCATGGATTTAGTGACACATGTGTAATTCTTGCTATTAGATCACTGGCCTGTAGCCTTGAACTTTATCTCTCAGTGTTTCGTATTACATCTTGTCAAATGCCTCGTTTTCACCTGATTCCTAAATTCGGAGATAGCACTAACACCGTTCTAATATCCGACTGAACTGGTCTCACAGAACAGGGACAAACTTCTTTCAACATACCCTCAAATCTACAGTATTGGTGCAAGAATGCCGCAATTCAAGTTCGTCGCAGTGCAGTACGGTGATGGGAAACCCTCCAAAGTGGCCAAATCTACCCGAAGCCACGCCGTTCGCGCAGGTCTCCAAAAGACGAAACGTCGTTCCAGAAACAAGGCAGTCACGCTGTCTCTTTGTTCTGAAGCAGTCGAAAAAGATGCGTTGCTTGGATTCAAGTTCCTTATGGATCCCGTGTGCTCCAGCTGCGTTGACCCGTTCAATAGCCTCCCAGTTCCTACCAATCTACAAGTCGACCACCTAGTCAAGTACCGTAGGTTCACCATTTACCAATTGAAACTACCGCTAATACCCCTCCCCTGGGCCAACAGTGCTGTTCAAGTTTGACAATAATCTGGGTACGAATGATCGCACCAAGGCATGGTTTCCCTATGCCCTACGGAGCACGCCAATGATGCACAGTAccctcgccatggctgcagcATTGTGGCAAGCAGATTGtccagccttggagaagtcCATTCAGGTCGAAGGCTTGCGCCAGAAGGGGGAAGCGATGCGAGAGGTTGGGGCTTACCTCGCACAAGCTGGCTCCATTCACAACCACGAGATCGCATTTATAATATCTACCATGTCAACGCTGGTACTTGTAGAGGTATCCGTATTCATAAATTCAAGTTTATCATCCATTGACACAGCCCCAGGTATGCGGTGGGGACTTTGAGACTGCCAAGATGCATCTCAAAGGTGCCCATAATCTGTTCAGCTCGCGAGGCGGCCGTGACAGCTTCAAGGATCAGTTCATCCTCTGCAAGTCGGTCAATCTGTAGGCACAAGGATATCCACGTTTCTGGAACCAACTGACAGGGAAGCCCAGGGCCGATATTCAAGTAGCCACAGCGTTGGGCCAAGAGCTGATATTCCCACTCATGCACACAGATCAACCTGAACTCCCACCAACAATCCTAGAGCATGCTTCTCACCCGTCTTTACATGATTCAGTAGCGGATAACGATTGCTCGCGGGTATTCACTCAGCTTAGGCAGTTGCTTTTTGCAACCCAGTCATTGACAATCTCAGTCGATGACCAACGGACTCTACTCAACACTGTGGATGAATCGATTCTGAGACACCTCTACAAAAATTGCGTTCATCTATCCGATAGTGGTAGGCGATCCCGTGCGCTCGTCTTGGCTGCTCAAGTCTTCATGTATGTGACACTGCGTCAAGTGCCTCCAGGGAGTCCACTCGTTTGCCGGATGTGCAGCAGATTGCAAAGGATGATGGAAGCAGACCAGCCTGGACGAATCTGGACAGATCACAGGGAAGCATTGTTGTGGGTAGCGTTTATTGGGATACTAGGGGCAGGACAAGGGTGTCTGGAAGGGCAGTGGTTCCTTGATCTTTTCAAGTCCACCGTACAAGCGTCTCAGCACGAGTCTTGTTCCGGAAGTGACGGCATTCTCGGGATATTGTCTACCTTTCTGTGGGACGAAAGTCTCTGTCCGCAATTACTCGCCAGGTTGGAGGATCCTAGCTATCCTGATGAAGCGTAGACTATGATTGGGTGTTCAAGGAGGCACCAAACTCCCACCATCCGAAATAGGAAACATGTTTGAAGAGAGTTCGTCACACTGTGTGCCTCATCTGGATGGTCGCCAACCATCAGGGCAGGGTGTTGAGCTGGAGATTTGGGTAcaaaaggaggaagaaaccCGTCATTTCCAGTTTCACCAGTACCATTCTTCTACATCATTCTCATAGATACAACGAAAACATGACAGGCGAACTCGTCCTCCTCACAGGGGGCACTGGCTTCCTCGGATATGCCATCCTCGTTGACCTCCTCAAAAGCGGCTACAGAGTCCGCGCGGCAGCTCGTTCACAGTCAAAGGTGGACAAGGTTCTGGCAGCGCCCTCAATTTCTGCCCTCGATCCCTCCTCAGATCAGTTGACCTTTGTTATGGTGCCGGATATGACAGCCCCTGGCGCGTACGACGATGCTGTACAGGGAGTCGACTTGATCATCCATGCTGCGGCGCCCCTCCCCTCGGGCGAGGCCTCCAAAGACAAGGCCGAAGATCCCTTGGTTAAAGTCTCAGTCCAGGGGAATCTAGCCATTCTTAGGTCAGCCAACGAAAAGGGCAAGTCAGTGAGACGCATCGTCATGACCAGCTCCACGGTGGCCATTGCCCCAGCAGAGGTCTATGTCACAGACACCAAGGAACGGGAGATACTGCGCGGACCTGATAACCGTGTCATATTCCCACCACCGCCTTATGACTCTCAGCTTCGGGCGTACTGCGCGAGCAAAGCAGCAGCCCTCAACGCGGCCGAGGTGTTCGTCAGAGACAACGCCACGGACTTTGACTTGATCTCCATCATGCCATCCTGGGTCTTTGGAAAGGACGAGCTCTTCACCGACACTCAAGGCATTCGAACTGATTCCACCAAAGTTCTTATTAACGGCTTGTTGACCGGCAACCAGGGCGTTGCCGCAGTCGGGAACGTTGTTCTCTGTGCAGATGTGGCTCGGGCACACGTCAGGGCGCTGGACAAAGACATCAAAGGCAATCAGTCGTTTATCCTCAGTACTGAGGTGAACTGGGAAGATACCATTCCTGTTGCCAAAAAGCATTTCCCTGAGGCCTTTGCATCTGGTCTCTTTAAGGAGGGAAGTCCGCAGCCGACTCTCCCGATTAGATGGGACTGCAGCAAGGTACGTGTTTTCAGTTTCGTTGGTATTAAATTATTACTTACACAAGCACCACAGACTCGAGAGGTTCTTGGCATTGAGCTCGCGACGTACGAGGCCATGGTAAAGGAAGTGGTTGGTCAGTATCTggagctggtcgagaaggagaagaaatAGGATAGCCTGGTTCTTGCGTATGGTGTTACcaggggggggggggggggggggggggacTTGTTCAGTGTTGGCTTAGTGCTGTCACTCAAGAGATATGGTGGTAGATAGAAAACGCACAGTGCCTATAGTTTCTCATCGATCAGCAAAGAACGAAGCAAGGATTAGAAAACGAATAAATACATAGAGGCTTGATGCAGATACACCAGTATGTCCATACGTAAAGATAAGAGACACGCTCACAGAGCCAGTGGCAAAATACCCTCTTGCAGCATTCGTCTATAGTGCTAACGTCCGCGTGCTACCTCCCCTCCCTCATACCCTACCGAATCCTGCAGCACCTCCTGTCCCCTGCTTGGCTATCCCGGCCCCTACAGCATTTTCAGAGTGATGGATAATCTCCGTTCTAACCCCAATGCGGCCGTCGGGCGCCACAAGCACTTCCTCGCTGCTATTGTCATCCAGCCGATTATTGATTCGGTTCTCAAACTCGATCTTGGTCGTAGTTGAAGGTGTAGTGCGGTCTCGGCTCATTGGGCCAAGAGGCATTGGCTTGAAGCCGGAGAGTTTGTCACTGGACATGCCTGAACTGCCGAGCAGGCGAGGAGCGTATCGTTTCGCAATTGCTTTGTACGAGGGGAtggaggcggcgaggatTCCGATGTTGGTTTCGATGACGGACCAGTACATGGCGCCTGCGATGACCCATGTTGGATCGTCGGAGCTGAGCATTGGGGGGATGTATGTGATTCGGACAATGGAGGAGACGCAAGCACTAGATATCATTGATGTTAGCCAATGTCTTCGGCCATTTGACCCTGACAGTAAAGAGGGGCTGGTACTTACAAAAGTCCCAGGCCCAAAATGATGGCTAGACTGATCTTCTGCCGTCTAGATACCCGGAGCTTGATGATCAGGGGAATTGGTAGCGTGTATGTGAGAACATCCGTCATAATGTTTACAGCTGCGTTAGCCAGGTAGAATGCATTGATGTCGACGCatttcttgtccttgggaAGAATCGTGACGTCGTATGCTCCACGAATGGGCGAACACTGGAAGATGCAAGCCAGCACATTTGCGCCAGCCTGGCAGCTGACGACGCCGACCATGACAAGAGCGACCTTGCGCAGCTTTGGATCGCCTAGACGCATGTAGAGGGCTAGGACCGAGATCTTGATGAATCCCAGGCAAGCGTTGTAAAAGATGGAAGACAGCCACACGATCTGGGAGTAGTCAATCATGTTTTGGATCCCTCGCTTCTGGACGTCGATGTAGTGGCTACCGAGGCCATGTTGTACGGCTGGGCATGGTTAGGAGAGATAATTGGATTGGAACTTGACGTATTACTTACAGGCAATAGTGCAAGCGATGAACGACCACGATAATAGCTGTCGTAGCGTCAGTGCGGAGTGCGTTCGGATGACAAGGCTCTCCTTACCACTCCCACGCATATTAAATCTACCAAAGGTCAATATCGATCGAGATTGAGTGGAATGGATAAAAAGGTTGTACTTACAATCATCGGCTCCCAGAGATCTGACGATAAAGGCTCGGGCCCAAATACGCAGGACAATAGCGAAAAAGGATATCacagcaaagatgatggcaaccGAATTAACAACAGGGCCTTGACTTTCCGCCATGGCTGCTTGTGGAAGCAGACGAGAAAGAGGATTTCGCTGTCAAGCCTCAATTGTCCCTTGCAGAACTACCGAAGCAGAGTTAAAGAGGGTCGGACGGTTTTTGAGATGCTATGGGGAGGCCATGCAGTTCTATGGAGACGAAAGAacttgaccttcttgacctgcaGCATGCGAGATCGTCTTTACTCAGACAGGCATGATACTCCCGGCCTTGGCGCCCGTTCAACATCAACCGGCTTCGTCTCCCGTCTCCAACTGATCCACCGAAGAACCGTTAGGTTCTGCTTAACGGCCAAGAAATTACCGTTTCAGCTGAGCCGATCAATGCGGCAATCCTCTCCATAACGCCGACGGGACCTGGGAGGCATGTGAATGGGATTTCGGTTGAAAAGAATTTCATGCTTGTGATCTTCAGGGGAAGCACTGATGCATTGACTGATGGATTCAGCCAACACGACATGTAACCAACACGACGTATCATGAAGTGGGCATTGCTGGTGGGTCATCAGCAACTCTGCGTTGGTTGTGATTCCTCGGTTAAGGTTGGAAGTGTCCAAGATCGCCCCCATGCAGATCAAGACGAGCGAGATGCTGGTTGCAGGGGACGGAAGACCCGGTTAGAACCCGCGGCGGCTGGGCGAAAAACTCCGACATGTGCCAACACAACGTTGTATCGCCCCAGTGAAATTTCCTTCAGTTCCACACTGGCCGAGAAAGCAATGGACATGTGAGAGTTAATTTATTCATTAGAAGTAGATTGGAAAGTCCAATGGAACAGTTTGTAAAGAAAAGTTAATGCTATCAAAAAGAGCCTTCTATTCAGCGTTCAAGTAGACCAGATATGGGGACGTGCTCAGGCGGCACATCGGCTGCCCATGATGCTGAAATCGCAGATCTGCGAAGGAGTAAAAGATCTGCACTTGCCCGGGTTCCATGATTCCTTACAAGGGTACCCTCGACCCCCCTCTCCTCCGGCTAAAATACGAGACTGGAAGACCCGAGGGCACAGCTACGGGCTGTTGGCAGACCCGCGTTATTGGCCGTATAACGTAACAAAGACATTAACTACAAGACCGAACCATGCAGTCCAGGGCCCGAGACAGCGAGCGGTCTCCATTAAATCGTTGAGCTTGAACAGCATCTCGGCCTGGCAAGGGTGCTCCCTGGACCAACTGTCGCCACTTGTCAGGTCGACATCGTAGGAAATGGAGATCAGGCAGACGAGGGGCAAGACGAAGAACACTATCTCCGACCTCAGGAGGACTGACAATGTTCGTAGAACTATGAAACGTACGCGTGATCGTTCCAGGTTGCATACTTGATTCGCTCCAAGGGCTCTACCATACAACCAAGGTATTTCTTCAGAAAGCGAGCTGAGTTGTGTCGTTACAACTGCGTGCGTAGCATCACAGGGAGACCGTTTTTATTAACGCAGATTATCCTGTGGAGAACTTCACTCTTCGCGACCAACACGCAAGCTTTGAAACAGTTGAAGATCCTTCCTATATGCAAGTATCCCCACTTTACCGCATACACCAAATCACTCATGGACCGTTTGAGATCTTGGTCTTCGACGGATCCATGTACGGTGGGTAATGCCGAGGGTTGTTCCCGGCGCCCCGACGTAGTAGGATCGACAACCAACGCACAACCCACCATCGCCTACCGTATGAGGAATGTTTTTACTCGTCGACGGGACCAGTTACCTGTTGAAGAGATTCCCCCGCGGAAGTTGCATTAGATCTTCGCTTTGAAAGATGCGAATCCCCGCACTCGACCTGAAGGGGGCTGAAGAAATGGGTGGTTGAGCCCCGACCATGCTGCTGCCTGTCCCTGCGTCTGAGTTACAAATGATAACCTTCTGCACTTTTAGAGTGGCCCAGCTTACCATTTCCTTTCAAACAATTGGTGCTCTGCAGCTCAtctctcatcatggctgtgctgagcatcgccaacctcgctCTCTTAGGCGTTGGTTACGTCGTCTTGAGTTTTGCTTATCAGATTGTCAAGTATCGCTTCTTTCACCCTCTCGCCAAATTCCCCGGCAACTTCTGGGGCAGTGTGACGAGGCTATGGATCACCTATCACAACGTGAAGGCTGATGAATGCGCGACGTTTCAGAAGCTTCACCAACAGCATGGTATGAGGATGTGACAACAGCAAGGCGAGCCTTAGCTCATATACTATCCAGGACCCGTTATCAGGATTACACCGACGATGCTGCTCGTGAGTGATGCGACAAAGCTCCCTCTGATATACAGTCGCGGTGCGAGCAAGTCCAAGCATTACATCACGGGGAGCTTTGGAAAGGAGGAGTCCCTGTTCAACATGCAAGATTCTGCCGTACATGCCAAGTACCGCAAAATCGCCGCGTCTCCCTACAGCTTCAGCAACATCAAAAGGATGGAGCCATTGATCGACCTCAACATCCAAGCCTGGATGGACAAGCTGCAGGAAAAGTTTGCCTCGACACAAGAGCCGTTCGACTTTGCGCCGTGGGCCGTGTACATGGCGTATGACATTATTTCAGAGGTCGGCTTTGGTGCCCCGTTTGGctttgtcaaggctggcaaggaTGTCGAGGGCCTGATCAAGGGATTCCATGATGGTCTTACACCTTTCGGTATCATGGCGAGGCTGTATCCTTTTACCAATTGGGTCAAGGGCACGTTTTTGGGCAAGTACATGGTTGCAAGTCCCGAGCAGGATTCAGGTATTGGAACCTTGATGCGGTTCCGAGACCGTTTAATCCAGCAGCGGTTCAAGGACATTGAAAACGGCACCACCAGTGGCCGCATTGACCTGCTCCAAACGTGAGTTGACCAAATATTTTTATGGTGCGAGGTTAACTCTTTGGTACGTAGGTTCATCGACGCGAGAGACGAAAAGGGTGAGCCCCTGGACATCAACTACATCAAGGCCGAAATTTTGCTTGTCCTCCTTGCTGGAGCAGACACTACTGGAACCGCATtccaggccatgatggtgcaCATCTTGAGCAACCCTTCCGTGTACGACAAGCTCCTGGGtgagcttgacgaggcaACCCGCACCAACAAACTATCCGCCATGCCCCAGTACGAAGAAGTCATGGCTCACTGTCCCTATTACATCGCCTGCGTCAAAGAGAGCATGCGTCTGAACCCCTCAGCACCAAACATCTTTCCCCGTCTTGCGCCAAAGGGGGGGCTAGAACTATACGGCGAGTTTATCCCTGAGGGCACGGAACTAACTTGCAACCCATGGCTTGTGCATCGCGACCCCAACATCTACGGCGAAGATGCCCAAGTGTTTAGGCCTGAACGGTGGCTTGAtgaggacaaggccaagatcttCAACAAGTACAGCATGGGATTCGGGTATGGAGCGCGTGTTTGCCTCGGGCAAGATATTGCGCGGATGGAGCTGTACAAGGCACCACTGCAGTTCTTCAGGACGTTCAAAGTGGAGCTGGCagatgagaagaagccaggcACATATGTTGTAAAGGGGGGTGTGAGCTATTTCGAGGACATGTACATTAAGATCCAGAGGCGGGGAGAATCAGGTCGGGCGGCTTGAGGGCTATCTAATGCGATGAATCTCGGACGTACTGAATTTCATTTCTGTTTCTAAAGATGAGCTGATCCTGCTTCAGAGCTGAATTATCGCTAAACTTGTAGTCTCTCGCGGACTCGTCGTTCAAGACAATAATACCAATTGCTGAACTCGAGATGAGCTACTAGTACCCCTTCCTCCCCAACCCTTCATGTGCCACAACATGAATAGAAAAGGGAAGAGAGGGCGAAAGACAAAGTAGCCTATCTATGCCCTTGGAGATATAAATTTTGTCATGGTCCAGACCATAACTGTCTTGACGAGGCTCTTCCACAGACGCCACTAGAGGCTGTGTTCTGTAGACAGGTAAGGGCGCCGATGTCCGTGAGAGAGGCGTGTTGGCGTCGTATCAAGTAAAAGGCAGGCCGTCGAACGGGGGGTAGGATCCGAGATCAGAGACACGCCCTACACCAGCACGGCCGCCCGTCTGGCCGGCTTAGACATCGATGACACTGTCACCTGGAACGTGCTGGAAAACCCTACTGTGAAGGCGGACGTGCCACTCGAACTACGAATTGGTGCTGTCGTTACGAGTGGGCGACATCCTGACGCCGGCGGACCGTTATTTCACGCCACGCTGGCTACGACGGTCGAGACGGGGTGGGGACTACAGCTGTTCGGAAAGCCATGGAGCAAGCCACAGCTGCTGGTGATTCAGGATGATGTGAGCTTCGTGGCCCAGAGTGGCGCGGATTTACTACTGCGAGGGCGAGATTACGAGACTCTTACAACAGATAAATGGTCAATCCTGCTCGGGACCTAAAACCTATGATATACATTCGCGGTTCTCTTCTTTTAGAGCGATATTGAGCTAGCCAGTATAGAATGCCATTCTGATTTATAATCCACCGCCCCCATCCACCTCGGAAGCTCCCTCATGAGACAATCCCATCTCAATTCTCAGCGATTACCGACATACTCTAATATTAGTCAATAGCTGCACCTGTCACAACTTTCATTCCGCCTAATATACACCCATGGCGAGGAAAACCGGTGCCAACCAGATATCCCACCATGCACGCAACCAACTTGGTTCAGGTGAGCTGAACCCCCAACCACCATCGCTCATTGCTTTACTTATGCCAGCTCTGCAGTTGGCCAGTTCCAGTTCATTGCCGTCCAAAACCCAGATCATGCCAAGGACCGCTCAGTGAGGCGCCTAGCCCGCTCCCACGCTGTCGCCCGAGGCATCGAGAAGAAACGAAAGCTCGAACAAAAATCAGGACACAATTTCCGTATAGTCTCCATACCAGATGATGCTAGTCGACCCGCCAAGAAAGTCGAACAGGAAAAAGTTCTGGGCTGGATACCGAGCTCCCTATTAACGCCCCAGGCCAGCCCATTCCAGGCACTTACTGCAGAATCGCCGAAACTCCAAGCATTGCTCAGCCACCGTAAGATTATTCGCAGGCTCCGAACTTGCTCGACATGGGCTTACGTGACACGCCACAGGCAAATCCCAGAAACCTACAGAGCCCGTTTT
Protein-coding sequences here:
- a CDS encoding Epimerase domain-containing protein — encoded protein: MTGELVLLTGGTGFLGYAILVDLLKSGYRVRAAARSQSKVDKVLAAPSISALDPSSDQLTFVMVPDMTAPGAYDDAVQGVDLIIHAAAPLPSGEASKDKAEDPLVKVSVQGNLAILRSANEKGKSVRRIVMTSSTVAIAPAEVYVTDTKEREILRGPDNRVIFPPPPYDSQLRAYCASKAAALNAAEVFVRDNATDFDLISIMPSWVFGKDELFTDTQGIRTDSTKVLINGLLTGNQGVAAVGNVVLCADVARAHVRALDKDIKGNQSFILSTEVNWEDTIPVAKKHFPEAFASGLFKEGSPQPTLPIRWDCSKTREVLGIELATYEAMVKEVVGQYLELVEKEKK